Within the Rosa rugosa chromosome 2, drRosRugo1.1, whole genome shotgun sequence genome, the region GCAGAGATAGCCAAGGACTCGGTCTGAGTCTTAATTGTTATACCCTGGGGGTCATTGGATTGCATGGGTGAGGTGGACAAAAGAGGTTCGTCATCAGAGAAGCTAGGTGGCTGGGGAGGGGCCTGGGGTTTCTGCACGAATGGGAAGGAAGAATAATTCCAACTTGGTTGCTGATACGAGTACTGATGATAAGTTTGATGGGGTGGCTGTTGCGGCTGGAATGAGAATGAGATGTTGGGAGAGTTCCCACCCAAGTTGTTTTGCTGAGGGAAAAGAACCCCATGGGTGAGGGGGATCACCTGAGTTGTTTTGTTGAGAGGGGGAAGTAGTCCAGTTGTTTGGTTGGAAAGGAACATTATGCTTATCCCATATTGCTCGGCAAATGGGGCAACTAAGATTCCCATGCTGAACATTCTGGACAATGCAAGGGTAGTGGAAGGAGTGTGAGCATTGGGCAGTGAAGATGGCTTGGCCTTTCGGGGTTGCCATGCTACTCAGACAAATGCCACAATTGTTCTGCACCAATACGTATAGGTAATGTTAAATCAAAGACAAATGCAAATGCTGTTCACACATATGTGCACAGTTTTCTCTCCTGAATCACACAAAAGGAAAATGCTTTATCAACAAAAGAACTTTGCTACattcaaacagaaaaaaaagaaaaagggatggATAAGGTTCTGTGCACAAGTACAACAAGACACAATCACTTGAGTCAACAATTTCCTAATAAACATGATAGAAACATATCTTGTGCAACATGGTAAGGCATTATCAAGAAAGGAACTTCGCTGCATTTAAACAGAGAAAAGGGATTCTACAGCATAGATGAACTTCTGTGCATCAGTACAACAAGAAACAActtatttcaatcaaaactCATAAGTCATAATGAATATGACACGGAGTATCTTCTGCAACATTTTATCATGATAAAAGGAGCAGTCACATTATGCATACACCACGATGGTCAAAGTACTCTTAAGTATATAAACATGCACAAAGGTGAGACGGTTAAATTTTCAAACCACCAAATATGTGAAAAAGGGTAACTTTCTCAGATGGAAACAGGATCAAccgagacacacacacacacaaatattcCTATAAGATTCTTAATATATTTCTCATAAGAAAGATTTAAAACCCTTCACAAAATTAAATTGTTAATCTAAAAATCCTCATAAACCCTTAGTCTACAGATTTCAGAATCTTCCGATTCTTGAATCTTGATCATTTCTCGCAATTATTGATCAATGCATGCCAAGATTCTGACAAAAAATCACAGAGTTACTTACTTGTTCTGATGCAGTCCGAGAAGACATGGTGTTCGGAGTGGTCAAACAAGTCTTTACGCACCAAAGACTAGaacagagaaggagaaggatcGCAGTGGCAAGGTTGATGCTTCAGCTTCCTCAACGCACTGGCAACAGAAACTAATAATGATTCAACAAAACACAGAGAGAGTTTTATAGAGAAAGAGGGTCCAAGACATGAGAGTCAAGCTCGGTGAAGATGGAGAAGAGGTCTGTGCGCTTTGTAGAGTGAAATGAAGAGTCGGTCAAACGAAATAGCAATACTGAGTAGACTTTGATTGAGCTAAGCTAAGGAAGCACGTCTGAAAATGAAATCGATTATTATATAGATATAGAttcttttagtttttcttttcaatttccgACGCTTGGAGCCTCTACCAACTAAATGCTAATGGAGAAATCAGATTATCTCCACACACAAAATTCAACCGTAGTCTGAGTTTATGTCACACAATGAGGCTTTCAACTCACTTTTGTCAGTTTCTTCATCGAGGTGTGGAACCATCTCATTTTAAGTAAGGCTCATTCATGTATGTTATGGTACTTGTATCACCATATTGAGCGAAAATAATAGCATGGATAAACTTGCGTAATAAAACTCTTCTGCATTCATATTGTGTCTTAAACGGGTCTGcttattattatttgttttctttttgtagaagaaattatattagataaataaaagggTTACAAGTTAGATTTAAATACGACACTTTTTCAGTCGTCTCACGTTATATTGTGCTtgtgtgttttttgttttgttttttcttctgggGTGGTGTCATTTCATGTCCACAACAACCATCTAGCCAAGCACAAGCACAAGCACAAGCACAAAACTGGTCCTAATTAGGCAATATGTTTACCATCTACGCCTATGTCGTACTCATGTTTGGATTGGTCAAACAAGTCCTTAAGCACCAAAATCTAGTTCAGAGAAGAAAGGTTTATCCCAGCAGCAACAATGTCGTTTAGTATTGGAAATACGGGCCCTTAAGAGCCTTTGGGTTTCCTTGGGAGATTGGGAAAAAGCGTGGGTTTAACGCAtttgccaaaaacaaaaaagcgtGGGTTTAACGCGGATTAATGCGGAACTGTGATTTTCCCAATCTACCACTAACGAGCCGGAAATCCAGAGACCAGACCAGAGTATAAGAGATGTAAATAAGAAAGGACGGGAGGGGTATCTTAGTCATGGAAAAGTGACAGCCCCAGCTACCACAAAACGACATTGCACAGAACAAAACGACATTGCACAGAACAAAACGAATAGAGGGACTAGGGATTAAGCTGACGTTGGAGgtggaagaggagagagaacgtcGGCGAGGACTAGTCCGGAGGTTTCGAAAGATGAAGAATCGGAGCGCCACTTTGAACTCCCGCTTCTTTAACGGAATTGATCATTGAACATTTGAATGAGACTTGAGAGTCTATCCAAGGCccaagaaaaattcagaaactggatttttatttttgttctgGGTTGGGCTGAGGAGGAGACATGTAGTAACCAAATCGGGTTATTTATTTTACAGAAAccaaagaaaagtaaaaaaaaaaaaatttctatactGTAAGGGCATATAACTCTTTAGAATTTTTCTTTCATAACACCATTATGTTTCGTTCTGGATTTGTTTCCTTatgtaaatataaatataaatgtGATTTTTATGAAAAAGATATGAGTAGTAAGACATTTTGACACGAGACGGGTCAAGTTCggttgaaagaaaatttgtatgGTACTTATACTGTTAGTTGTTAATAATGATTGGCTTCAATCATACACCTAAAGTGCCATAATGGAATTTGAATCACATGACTTTATAGAATGACCATAAATCTATATATTAGGTATTACAAATTGGAACATACACAACTAGCGATTATTATAAACATGTACATTTGAAAGAACATTTGTTCTAAAACATGAACATTGTTCAAAATGGCTTTTGGCCTATAACATTACCTGGAGGATCATAAACACAAGCAAAAATAGTatccccacccttacatataaCTTTAGCACAACCAATCTTCGAGCTCTGCTTCCAAACCATTTGAGTATAATGCAAGCAATCCTTTTTCTGATCACAAGAGTTAGTCTTGTGGTTGTAGTAGCAACTCTCTGTTGCCCATGCTTTAACTGCATCACTCGGCTTCCAGTCATGTCCACTCCCCCAGAAGAGGTTCTCCCCGAATTCGCTGTTCGAATGAATCAACGAGCAGTCTTCTCGCCTTTGGCGGGCCCACCAGGAAGCGTAGCTCTCTAGTTTCTTGCTCCATTTGAGAGGAGGGAGGCCGAGCTTTGATCTTTCAGTGTTGTGAGGGATCAAGTACTGCTGAATGGTGTTAGAAGAGGGAGTAGGGGAGGTTTTATGGGGTGAGCTGCGTGAGAAAGATGGCCAAAACAGTGTGGAAAGGAGGAGGAAGGTTCTTAGTAACCCAACTGAAAATGATTTGTTTTCCATAGGAGAAAAACAGAGATCGATCAATGTGTTATGGGTGTTTGTGAAGATTAACATACAATCTCGTGGTATATTTAGAGGATTTGTTTATTGTTGTACTTTAAACAATAATTGTGGGGCACGAATTCTCCACATGCAAGATAGATATAAAAAACTACTCACAAAAGAACTAAATGATCATCGAAACTTGAGGAGATTCAAACAGCTGGTATGTATTCATCATCATGTAACTGACGACTAAACGTGGAGTTGATTAGCTCGATAGACATTGTGTAAGTATATTGGCCCATTGCCATTcaacaaatgatttcccattacGACAAGGAAACCGGAGCTTCAAGAAAGATTACAAGATCGGATCTTGAAGAAAAGATCAAGCCAAATCGagtcactgatcttgagtttaatgTGTATTCATTCCATATTAGTTGgtataaattgatatgcatatcggtTATATTGAGTCAATAATCTCTTTGCATTAAAGTGGTttttaacatgcatatcaatttgagatcttgtttaggaaaatgtcgattgcatattcaaaaactgttttaaacctttccatgtttatcttaattaattattaagaaaagatttgattgagggggagtttttctcccttataaaaaGGTTTCAAAACTAAAGTTTGCGTTGGGGTTTTTGACGGCATAAATTGTTTTCTATTGAACTACTTTTTTTGTTCAAATCGTTTTCTAAAAACCCTCTTTACTTGTTTCATGTGTGATATTGCATAATCATTCATACTcactctcaagatcagtgattcatttgagagAAAGGAAGGTTGAAGATTGATTGCTTAGAATGTTGAATTAAGAGTTAGAACGGTTGTAaatcaagttagcatttgttgctaagagaaagtgtttgttatgaacaacactacttgtgttCTGTAAACTCTTGTGTTTAATATTGGATTGTtttttcgtgttggctacgttaaaagccacgcagtcaagtttcctcagtggagaggtttacactgcgttagcaaatcttcGTGTCGCTTATCGTACTTTCTTTGGCTAATTTCATTGAGATAAAAACATTTTATCAATACCTGTTCCATCTAGTATTTTCACATTGTTACCTTATTCTGTAACAGTAAACGTTTGGAATTTACTAGTTGTCTAACATTGTTTGAAACCCTTattcttattcttcttttttctttcttctaagTGATCTCATTATGTTAGTTTGATATATACATTGTTGTTGTCGATCAATGTTCATATCTCTCTTTGTTGTCTGCATTTCTTATACATGGGGTATGACGTTTAGGTAGAATCATTGCACATGATCCTGGTGTTTTCTTCCTCTTAATTTGTTCATTTGCATATGATGTTGAGAGGAATCATTGCACATGTTCAGGTATGAGGTGTAAAACTGTAAAGGATTGATCATAAAATTAATAAACAAACTTTGGAAGAGGCTTCCAATCATAATTATCCAACCATTTTGTTGTTGACTTGTTGTCTTTGATTAGCAATTTAGATATAGAGAGCATCTTGGTCAGATCAGTTGGTGCTCTTTTGGCTATCCAGACATATTCAATCCATTTCAAGTACTATCTTAACCTAAGGTTTAAGGATCCAAACACCGGTATGCTTTGCTTTTCCAATTGCCCTTGCTTTAGTCTCTTGTAAGGCAATTTAACATCTTATCTTAATCTCTTCAATGCCTCTCGCTTTCTCACCAAATATTTCCCTTGCCTAAACTGTTCTTAGACATTTTAACATACCCAAAATGCACATGCAGTTGCTTAGCCCTTCAATCCGCCCTCTGCAGTGTTttggcagttttttttttttttttggggacaaTGACATATCAATCTGTTAATTAAGCAGCTAGTTTCAAGTTCTAACACATGAGACCATGTGAGGCAGAGAGCGAACCACCAGACTGTTAGTAAATTAATCATTGATTGCATCAgcttctaattttttttcttatatgcCTTCGATCATGACCAAGTGTGGGATAGCTAGTCAATCACTGAACTATGTTAAAACCGAGTCAACCTTATGATCCTTGGTACATatgaaacaatatatatatatctctttcATATACAGATCAACATGCTTAAGCACATGCATGTACAAGTTAGGCTTCAATAAGTTTTATTCATGGCCGCAAAGCTACTAGACTATGAAAGATTCATACCAAGTAAAAACAAACCCAAGATAACACCAGAAAGAATGAATTTTCCATCACTTATTGATTCAAGTCACAACAAATAGATATACAACAATCCACTTATCCACATGCTCAATTGGGGGATTCACCCCCTTTCTAGTATCATAGCTAAAAAAttcacacaaaataaattaGCAACAGAAACCACACATTTTCTAAGGACAGCACAAGATATAATATATAGCTTGATGAAGAACAGAGGAAGGTTTAAACATTGGCAGAGTTGTCTGGTTTGAAATAAGGATGTGGCTGAGGAGATGAAGGGTGTGAAGTGCTATTAGCTCCTGGTGGTGGAGTTGGCACCCCATAAACTTGAGGACTTGTCATCGCCTCCTTTCGGCCTCTCGCTCTTCCGAAGAAGTAACACCCGAAACCAAGCAGTATGGTGAACAGAATAAAAGGCAGAGAGATCACCACCACCATAcccatcttttcttttctcttctttttgatCAGGTAGCTAGCTAATTTCAGAAGAAGACTCAAGAGAGGAAGAGATAGAGAGATGTACACCAAGTGATGAGACTGGGGGAGATTATATATGAGCACAAAAGAGGGATATGATCTGGAGGTTTCTGATTCTCTCCAGAATAGCAAAGCCAGTACAATGATTTAATATGCAGGGAAGGGAAAAGGAAGAGCCTTAACGTTCAAATTTCAAACGGTCACTTTTTCTGGGCCAATAGAAAGGAAGCGTAGTGGTCTGGATGGGTCCACTTACGAATATGCTTCCAAATAAAACATGTAAATACTCGGTCACACATTTAAGCTTCTAACTCACGAGCTTTAATTGTGGGGTCCTTTGACCAACGCTATAtctttttaagtaaatgagggtataatagactttttagggaaatataacggagtttttgacgaATGCTTGACGGCAgagaccaattgggaggaaattgggagttcagggactttttaggtgaaattcaaaggtcagagactgaaacgataaaaccctataagtatagggagtaagcagtatttaaccctaatATGTATTAGAGAAAATTATACAAATAGTACCCGAATTAAGGCTCGCTCTTAACTTCAGTACTCAGctatgcaaaactatcactttggtaccctaAGTTTGAAGCTCGACCCAACAATCGTACACGCTGTCCATAATGGTGTTGAGAGCCCAGCCACGTGGCAAAACCTGAAGGTTGAGTCATTTCAACCCAAATTTATACTCTCTCTCAATCAAACCCAAATTCAACAACTCCACCCAAATCACATACCAACTCCCCCACTTCCTTCACCACCACTAACCCAAACTACAGCTAAGAAATCCCAACAATCCATGGAATCGCAGTTCACAAACACAATACACAACCAAATCCTTCACAAACTTTAGCAATTTCTCTCTGAAATTCGTAAACCCTGCtgcatagagagagagagagagagagagagagagagagaggtgaataGTGAGGGAATACATGGCTGACCCAGAAACAGATGAGGTCTTCGCCCAGAATCCGGCTAGTCCCTTCCGAAAGCAGTGAGATTTTTGCTGAGGACCAAGGCTATGTGGACTCTGATGGGTCTGACAATCTAAAAAAGCCTTCTTCTTTCGCTAAAACTCTGACCCAGTCCGACGCCAACAATGGCGGCGGCTTCTCCGTCTCGAGGTACTGCGCTGAGACCATTTTTCAGAGGCTCGACTACTCCGCCGACCCGGCGATGCAGAC harbors:
- the LOC133728255 gene encoding pathogenesis-related protein 1-like, with translation MENKSFSVGLLRTFLLLSTLFWPSFSRSSPHKTSPTPSSNTIQQYLIPHNTERSKLGLPPLKWSKKLESYASWWARQRREDCSLIHSNSEFGENLFWGSGHDWKPSDAVKAWATESCYYNHKTNSCDQKKDCLHYTQMVWKQSSKIGCAKVICKGGDTIFACVYDPPGNVIGQKPF
- the LOC133732864 gene encoding uncharacterized protein LOC133732864, yielding MGMVVVISLPFILFTILLGFGCYFFGRARGRKEAMTSPQVYGVPTPPPGANSTSHPSSPQPHPYFKPDNSANV